The Urbifossiella limnaea genome has a window encoding:
- a CDS encoding DUF6629 family protein, giving the protein MCFSTEVSAGVAVVLLPVGGYCLAAAAVKDRAYLPLAALPLLFGVQQVFEGAVWFAVGRHDPVLARAASGAFLFFALAVWPVGVPLAAAALERPGRRRRAFVGLAAAGLAVAAAYFVPVAAGGWEGPRVVGHSLRYDLPDPGPVWPAAYLAAVCVPLAASRVPAVRPLGWLALAAAGVSYVAFREAFASVWCFLAAALSGYLAYVLCRVPDPRAWNLGTESRPPALQPT; this is encoded by the coding sequence GTGTGCTTCTCGACCGAGGTGAGTGCCGGGGTGGCCGTCGTACTGTTGCCGGTCGGCGGGTACTGCCTCGCCGCGGCCGCGGTCAAGGACCGGGCGTACCTCCCCCTGGCCGCACTCCCCCTCCTGTTCGGGGTCCAGCAGGTGTTCGAGGGCGCGGTCTGGTTCGCGGTCGGGCGGCACGACCCGGTACTCGCCCGGGCGGCGAGCGGCGCGTTCCTGTTCTTCGCCCTCGCCGTCTGGCCGGTCGGGGTGCCGCTTGCCGCCGCCGCCCTGGAGCGCCCCGGCCGGCGGCGTCGGGCGTTCGTGGGGCTCGCGGCCGCCGGGCTGGCCGTCGCCGCCGCGTACTTCGTCCCGGTCGCGGCCGGCGGGTGGGAGGGGCCGCGGGTCGTCGGCCACTCCCTCCGGTACGACCTGCCGGACCCCGGCCCGGTGTGGCCGGCTGCCTATCTGGCGGCCGTGTGCGTCCCCCTGGCCGCGTCCCGCGTGCCCGCCGTCCGCCCACTCGGGTGGCTGGCCCTGGCCGCCGCCGGGGTGTCCTACGTCGCCTTCCGGGAGGCGTTCGCGTCCGTGTGGTGCTTCCTGGCCGCGGCCCTGTCGGGCTACCTGGCGTACGTGTTGTGCCGGGTTCCAGACCCCCGGGCGTGGAATCTCGGCACCGAGTCCCGGCCGCCGGCCCTCCAACCCACATGA
- a CDS encoding acyl-CoA desaturase produces MTEKAVVPVAEPAAELPTAPPGRAPVLVQAVILLVIVVPLLGLVAAPFFLWGWGFSWTDLGLLLGMYLATALGITVGFHRLFVHRSFETYTWVKVVFAALGSMALQGSLFKWVAYHRRHHQHSDSADDPHTPHHAGGGVLGALRGAWHSHVGWFFRADPPDLYDYVKDLQKSRALRVADALWPLWVVLGLVIPGLIGGLVKMSWVGVWSGIVWGGLARIFLVHHVTWSVNSACHLWGFRPYRSADESRNNVVFGILALGEGWHNAHHAFPTSARHGLSWWQVDVSYYLIRVMSWVGLAWGVKVPTHEAIARAGWKTPAEPVTSAQPAADAT; encoded by the coding sequence GTGACCGAGAAAGCCGTGGTTCCCGTCGCCGAGCCCGCTGCCGAACTCCCGACGGCCCCACCGGGCCGTGCCCCGGTCCTGGTCCAGGCGGTCATCCTCCTCGTCATCGTCGTCCCCCTCCTCGGGCTCGTCGCCGCACCGTTCTTCCTCTGGGGGTGGGGCTTCTCCTGGACCGACCTGGGCCTCCTACTCGGGATGTACCTGGCCACCGCCCTGGGCATCACCGTCGGGTTCCACCGCCTGTTCGTGCACCGCTCGTTCGAGACGTACACCTGGGTGAAGGTGGTGTTCGCCGCCCTCGGGTCGATGGCCCTCCAGGGGTCGCTGTTCAAGTGGGTGGCGTACCACCGCCGGCACCACCAGCACAGCGACTCGGCCGACGACCCGCACACCCCGCACCACGCCGGGGGCGGCGTTCTCGGGGCGCTCCGCGGGGCGTGGCACTCCCACGTCGGCTGGTTCTTCCGGGCCGACCCGCCGGACCTGTACGACTACGTCAAGGACCTGCAGAAGAGTCGCGCCCTCCGGGTCGCGGACGCCCTGTGGCCGCTGTGGGTCGTCCTCGGGCTGGTCATCCCCGGCCTCATCGGGGGCCTGGTGAAGATGAGCTGGGTCGGGGTGTGGTCGGGCATCGTCTGGGGCGGGCTGGCGCGCATCTTCCTCGTCCACCACGTCACCTGGAGCGTCAACTCGGCCTGCCACCTGTGGGGGTTCCGGCCGTACCGGAGCGCGGACGAGAGCCGCAACAACGTGGTGTTCGGGATCCTCGCCCTGGGCGAGGGGTGGCACAACGCCCACCACGCGTTCCCCACGTCGGCCCGCCACGGGCTCTCGTGGTGGCAGGTGGACGTGAGCTACTACCTGATCCGCGTGATGAGCTGGGTCGGCCTCGCCTGGGGCGTGAAGGTGCCGACCC